The genomic DNA ACCTGATCTTCGGTCTTTTCTGGTTGCTGGGCTATCAGTTCTCTCCTCGTCTGGCTGATGCCGGAGCTGTAAGCACACCCGTTTTAGTTCCACGCACTTTTTGAGATTTCCGTGTTTTCGGCCATCAATCTGTATTCTTCCGGCGTCAGGTTATTCAGGGATTCATGAGGTCGCTCACTGTTATATTCAGCCAGCCAGCGCTCTGTAATTTCCCGTGCTTCATTCAGGGTTCTGAACAGGTAAAAATCCAGTATTTCTGTCCGGTACGTCCGGTTAAACCGTTCGATAAAGGCATTCTGGGTCGGCTTACCCGGTTTGATAAAGTCCAGCATCACCCCGTGTTCTTCCGCCCACTGCGCCAGTGCCAGTGAGACCAGTTCTGGCCCGTTATCCATCCGCATCTTCAGAGGATATCCGCGGTTTGCTACTATCCTGTCCAGTACCCGGACGACACGCTGAGCTGGAATATTCAGGTCGATTTCTATCGCCAGCACCTCACGGTTAAAATCATCCACCACGTTGAAGGTTCGAAAGCGTCTGCCGCAGACGAGTGCATCGTGCATAAAATCAATCGACCAGCTCTGGTTTAACGCTTGCGGTGTTGCCAGCGGGGTCGGGTTGCGCACCGGCAGACGTTGTTTACCCTTACGACGAAAATTCAGTTTCAGCAGGCAGTAAATCCGGTGAACGCGTTTATGGTTCCAGGCATTACCGTGCCTGCGAAGCACCTGAAAAAGCTTCTTAAAACCGTAGCGCGGATAGCGTTCTGCCAGTTCAGTCAGCGCCTGGATCACCGGTTCATCACGCCGGGTATCAGGCTGATAAAAATATACCGTCCTGCTCAGCGATAACGTCCTGCAGGCCTGGCGTAAACTCATGGCAAAATGCGCCGTCAGATAGCGGACGAGTTCACGCTTTATCGCTGGTTTTAAAGCTTTTTTTCGATAACATCTTTCAACGCCCGGCATTCCAGACTGAGATCGGCAAACATCTGTTTGAGCCGCCGGTTCTCGTCTTCCAGATCTTTGATCTTTTTAATATCGGCCGCTTCCATCCCGCCATACTTGGCCTTCCAGTTGTAATAGCTGGCTTCAGATATCGCGGCCTCACGGCAGACATCTTTGACGGTTCGTCCGGCTTCGACGGACTTCAGAACGGCGATAATCTGGTGTTCAGTGAATCGGATCTTACGCATAGCTATCTCCACAGGTGACATAATCAGTATGTCGGAAGATCTCTAAAAGTGAATGGGCCGTTTTGCCGGGATACTTACAGTTTTACCTTCAGAAGGAGTATTGTCTGCGTCTCTCTCCTTCTTCAACCTATACAAAGGACATTGTTCATCATGTGGTCTTGTTGATTGAACGTGTCTTAGTTTGGCTCCATTAACCTCACAGCTAAAGGGAGCTTCAGCTTTCGGGTCTGGGCCAACGCAATCGCACTTGAGCCACAATTCTTTCTTGTCCATTTCTTCAAGAATTCTATTAGCAATACGCAAATCAGCCTGTGCCGGTTTGCGACCATTACTGAAGACATGAAGCAGCGCTTCCTTCTCTACCAGTAACAGTTTACGCTCAAAATAGCCTCTAGGATTTTTCTTCCATACAAGTTCCATTTATAGAACTGCTTCGAGTTAGTTACCTGATTAAAAATAATAACATGTTAAGATAACATCTAATTAAGATGTGATAAATTACAATATGACACTGTTTTAAATACACAAATTAACTTATTAAGATGTTAACTTATCAAGATAACATCTTATTGTTATATTATCTTTGATGTCGTATTATCTTACTAACTTAACAATATGAGCGGTGGAATGATGATCATAGTTCTTGGCAGTCAAAAGGGTGGTGTTGGTAAAAGTACGCTCGCTGTTTCGCTCGCTGCGTACCTCATTACACTGGGAAAACGCGTACTAATTGTTGATGCTGATGACCAAAAATCAGTTTTAACCTGGTATAACAACAGGCCAGAAAACTTACCCCATATGCCGGTCACTGGTGCTACTGGCAACATTAAAGCAATGCTTAAAGAACATGAAAAATCGTATGACTTCGTTATTGCTGATTGCGCAGGGCGCGACAGCGCAGAAATGCGAAGTGGATTGATGGCCGCAGATGTATTCATTTCTCCTTTACGCCCCTCGCAGATGGATCTAGACGTTGTCCCTCATACATGTTCTGTTTTCACAGCTGCTAAAGACTTCAATGAAGCTGTTAGAGGCTACTTAGTTCTGAACATGACACCAACAAACATGTTTGTTAATGAAGCAAATCAGGCCGCAGAAGTTCTTAAAGATTTCCCTGAAATGAAGCTTGCTGAAGCTCGTGTTTGTGATCGCAAAGCCCATAGGGATGCATGGGCTGAATCAATGACAATATTTGAGACACAGAACGTTAAAGCTCAAGAAGAAATTGAGGCACTGGTGAAGGAGATTATTCTGTGAGGAATAGAGCGAATACACAATCCAGAGACGAGGCTTCCTTTATAAATGGCGGTACTGCAGGACTGAACAACAAAGATTTGGAAACGTCGTCCAAAAAGGTAGCTACAAGCAAAGCTAAGCCAGTAAGCATTTCTTTGGCAGAAGAGAATTTATGGGCCATTGATAACATTATACGTGAAGAGATGTTATCCGGGCGTAGTAGGGTTAACAGATCTGATGTGGTCAGGGCAGCAGTGATGGCCTTAGAAAAGCTACCTCAGAATGAAATATCTCAACTAATTGAAAAATCTAAACTTAAGTAAAGCCTCTGATAACAAGATATTATTATCATATCTTGTTATCTTGTTATCTTGTTATCTTGTTATCTTGTTATCTTCAGATTAAATTCACTTCCTTTTTAATATCGCAATAGCCTCAGTTTCTGACATATGGAACTGGACGCGATGACGCGCCGCCACATCGAGCGCAAACACCTTCGTATACACCTCAGTCGAGCTGATGCTCTTGTGCCCCATTAAACTCTGCAGCACCTTCAGTGGTATACCGGCATACAGCATGTGCATGGCGTAAGAATGACGGAACGTGTGCGGCGTCACCGGCACGGAGAACGTCACGCCGTCGGCCGCTGCAGCTTCAACCGATTCGCTGAGCCAGGTGCGGACCGTCCGATCGGTGATCTCCCAGA from Enterobacter sp. 638 includes the following:
- a CDS encoding transposase, producing MQIFCSARLKGDNSRDTAGSSDLIFGLFWLLGYQFSPRLADAGAVSTPVLVPRTF
- a CDS encoding IS3 family transposase (programmed frameshift); the protein is MRKIRFTEHQIIAVLKSVEAGRTVKDVCREAAISEASYYNWKAKYGGMEAADIKKIKDLEDENRRLKQMFADLSLECRALKDVIEKKPLKPAIKRELVRYLTAHFAMSLRQACRTLSLSRTVYFYQPDTRRDEPVIQALTELAERYPRYGFKKLFQVLRRHGNAWNHKRVHRIYCLLKLNFRRKGKQRLPVRNPTPLATPQALNQSWSIDFMHDALVCGRRFRTFNVVDDFNREVLAIEIDLNIPAQRVVRVLDRIVANRGYPLKMRMDNGPELVSLALAQWAEEHGVMLDFIKPGKPTQNAFIERFNRTYRTEILDFYLFRTLNEAREITERWLAEYNSERPHESLNNLTPEEYRLMAENTEISKSAWN
- a CDS encoding ParA family plasmid-partitioning AAA ATPase: MIIVLGSQKGGVGKSTLAVSLAAYLITLGKRVLIVDADDQKSVLTWYNNRPENLPHMPVTGATGNIKAMLKEHEKSYDFVIADCAGRDSAEMRSGLMAADVFISPLRPSQMDLDVVPHTCSVFTAAKDFNEAVRGYLVLNMTPTNMFVNEANQAAEVLKDFPEMKLAEARVCDRKAHRDAWAESMTIFETQNVKAQEEIEALVKEIIL